The window TATTTAATCGGTACAGCATTTTTCGGAGGAGCAATTGCTAGTAAAAAGAAAAGTGGCAAATTCTCCACAGTCGGAATTACATTAACTATTGCTGGATTTTTAGCCCAATCAGGCTACTTTATTGCAAGATGGATTGCGGGTGGTCATGCACCAGTTAGTAATCTTTTTGAATTCACAACATTTTTTGGGATGATGCTGGTTTTAGCATTTATCGTTCTTTATTTTATTTATAAAACTAGTACATTAGGACTTTTTGCATTACCAATTGCATTACTAATGATTGCATATGCAAGTATGTTCCCAAGAGAGATTTCACCATTAATTCCAGCCCTACAAACTCATTGGCTATGGATTCACGTTATTACAACGGCACTTGGAATCGCTATTTTAGGTATGAGTTTTGTGGCAGCTTTAATTTATTTAATCAAAGTAGTTGATTACAGTAAAAAAGGTAAGAAACCGTTCTGGTTAGAGTTTACACTATTTACTTTAGTATGTTTTATCGGATTTATTATCGTAACAGCTGGATTTGAAGCTTCAAACTATGAAGCGAATTTCCAATATGTTGATAAAAAAGGAGAAGCTGCTTTTGTAGAGTATCATTTACCTGCTTTAGTAGGGCCTTATCAAGGGGAACTCCTTACAGAAGACCGAATGGGTGCTCTAGTAAATTTACCAGCTATCATTAATACTAAAAAACTAAATACAGTTTTATGGTCCATTTTTGGTGGTATTATTCTTTACGGATTATTCTGGGCAATAGCTAGAAGACCGCTTGGAGTAGTATTAAAGCCAGCTGTTAGAAAAGTTAACCTAGATATTGCAGATGAAATTGGTTACCGCTCTATTACAATTGGATTCCCAGTCTTTACACTAGGTGGATTAATATTCGCGATGATCTGGGCACAAATTGCTTGGACACGTTTCTGGGGTTGGGACCCAAAAGAAGTATGGGCACTTATTACATGGTTATTCTATGCAGCCTACCTACACCTTCGCTTATCAAAAGGATGGGATGGAGAAAAATCTGCATGGCTAGCTCTAATCGGCTTTGCCATCATCATGTTTAACCTAATCGGAGTAAACTTAATTATTGCAGGATTACACTCATACGCTATGTAAGTTTTATATTAACCTCCTTTTGTTTATTAAGCTCTTTATTCTTTGAAATCTAGAGTGGATTGAAGCGGAAGGCACTGGACTCCTGCGGGACATAGAGGAAAGGTCGAGACCCCACAGGCGAAGCCGAGGAGGCTCGACTTCCTCCCCGCGGAAAGCCAGTGCCTGTAGCGGAAAGGAACGGATAAAATACTTACAAGAATCTATCAAGATTGATTGAATAATTAAAAAGCCTTCACACTCATATGTCGTGAAGGCTTTTCTTGAATACCTTTTAAAAGGGATAATTTAACTTTACTAGGAGGTTTTTACGGTGGAAAAAGAAGTAAGAATTTTAGTAGTAGACGATGAAGATAGAATTAGACGACTATTAAAAATGTATTTAGAACGCGAAAACTATGTTATCGAAGAAGCAGACAACGGTAGTTCAGCTCTAGAGCTTGCTTTTAACAATGACTATGATTTGATTTTACTAGATATTATGATGCCAGGAATGGACGGTATCGAAGTATGTAAAGAATTACGCGAGAAAAAAGCTACGCCTGTCATTATGCTTACAGCAAAAGGTGAAGAAGCTAACAGAGTTCAAGGATTTGAAGTTGGAACAGACGACTACATCGTAAAGCCATTTAGCCCAAGAGAAGTAGTGCTACGAGTAAAAGCTCTTTTAAGAAGATCTTCTACTGCAACATTCGTTTCCGCTGAAACTTCTTCAAAAGATGTGATTGTATATCCACACTTAACCATTGATAATGATGCACATCGAGTTACAGCGGATGGGAAAGACGTTAACTTAACGCCAAAAGAGTATGAATTACTTTATTTCTTAGCTAAATCACCAGACAAAGTGTTTGACCGTGAACAACTATTAAAAGAAGTTTGGCAATATGAGTTTTTCGGAGATTTACGTACAGTAGATACACACGTAAAAAGACTTCGTGAAAAGTTAAATAAAGTTTCCGAGCAAGCGGCGAAAATGATTGTAACGGTATGGGGAGTAGGCTACAAATTCGAGGTTGTAAATGAGTCATGATTTGGAAAAGTGTAGTAGGGAAACTTTGGCTTACCATTCTTTTACTCGTTTCCTTCGTACTGTTTGTATTAACGATTCTTCTACTTGAGTTTTTTGAAAATTATCATGTGAGTGAAGCGGAAAAAGAATTAACACAACTCGCAACAAAGATTTCTCTTATTGTAGAAGAACATGATGACTTAGACATGTCAAAAACAATTACAAATCAATTAGCAGATGACGTTTCAAAAGTAGTTATTTTTACGAATGAACAAACCGTATGGTACTCAGAAAACGACAAACTTGTAAATTTACCGGCTGAGTTTTTTCTAGATGACCCAGATTTATCACTCGTATTTCAAGATGAAACGATAATAAAACAGAAATCATATGTCCAAGAGTTAAACGATGGAATGGATGGTAACCTTCACGGTGAAATTATGATCGTCGGTAGTCCTCTTCATATTGAAGAAAATATGGCTGGTGCTGTATTTATATATCAATCGTTGCTGGCGATTAAAGAAACAACAAAGCAAACAACGAAAATCATTTTATTAGCTGCCGGGTTTGCTATCGTACTAACTACTATTTTTGCTTTTTTCTTATCTACCCGTATTACAGCACCACTTCGTAAAATGAGAGAGGTAGCATTTGAAGTAGCACGAGGGAAATTCGATACGAAAGTGCCTACATTAACGTACGATGAAATCGGCGAACTAGCAATGGCATTTAACCAAATGGGCCGCCAATTGAAATTCAATATTAATGCGTTAAATCAAGAAAAAGAACATCTAGCCAACATACTAAGTAGTATGGCAGATGGAGTTATTACGTTGAATAAAGATGGTTCGATTTTAATATCTAACCCTCCTGCAGAACGATTTTTACAAGCATGGTATTACCAAGAAGGAAATGAAACAGGAGAATCACTTCCTCATGAGATGACAGAAATGTTTCAGCGCGTTGTTTCAACAGAAAAAGAACAAAGTATGGAACTATCCTTTCAAGGTCGAAGTTGGGTTGTTGTTATGAGCCCACTTTACAATAATACAAGTGTTCGAGGTGCGGTTGCTGTTATTCGTGACATGACCGAAGAAAGAAGATTAGACAAACTTCGTAAAGACTTTATTGCCAACGTATCGCACGAGTTGCGTACTCCTATCTCCATGTTACAAGGCTATAGCGAGGCGATTGTAGATGATATTGCTGGCTCAGAGGAAGAGAAAAAAGAACTAGCTTCTGTCATTTATGATGAATCGTTGCGTATGGGAAGGTTAGTAAACGACTTGCTCGACTTAGCTAGAATGGAAGCGGGCCATATTTCTTTAGAAAAAGAAGACATGAACATTCACGAATTTATCGAAAAAATGGTTCGGAAATTCCACGGCTTAGCAAAAGAAAAATCAATTATCCTTAAGTCAACCGTTACAGGTGATGGACTTGTTTACTTTGACGTGGATAAAATGGAACAAGTATTAACGAACTTGATTGACAATGCTATTCGTCATACAGAGAGCAAAGGCCTGATCCACATATATGCAGAGATACTAGAACATGGCTTGAAAATTGAAGTGCAAGACTCTGGCCATGGAATACCAGAGGAAGACTTACCATTTGTATTTGAGCGTTTTTACAAAGCGGATAAGGCAAGAACGAGAGGTAGAGCAGGCACTGGCCTTGGTCTTGCAATCGTGAAAAACATCATTGATGCCCATGAAGGTCAAATTACGGTCCGATCCAAAATAAACGAAGGAACGACATTTTCGATTATCATTCCTCAAATTAAGGAGTAATTTGTTTTTCTTTAGCGAATAATCTTGTTTAGCATGAAACAAATTTTTTACTTGTCAACGAAGTTTGTATTGTGTAATATTAATAGGAGTTAACTTTAACAGAATATTTTAGTAATTTTTGGTGTCACTTTGTGACTGAAAAGGGAATTTGGTGTGAATCCAAAGCTGTCCCCGCAACTGTAAATGTGGACGAAATGAGATAACCACTGTATGGAAGAATGAAAGTTTACCATATGGGAAGGCTCAAAGTAGGAAGAAGCATAAGTCAGTAGACCTGCCAAACATTACGCAAGTTTCGAAGCTTCGGGGATTGAGTAGCTGAAACGACATAAAACATACGTGTTTGCTGCAGAAATATGTATGTCTATCATTGTCGTTTTCAAGCTCATCCATTTAGAGGATGAGCTTTTTCGTTGTTTAGGAAATTACCCAAGATAAAAGGAGTAAGTGAACTTAATAAGGCGGATGAAGTTCATTTTGCCCAAGAAAAAAGTAGAAAGTGAACTTGAAAAGGCGGATGAAGTTCATTTTGTCCAAGAAAAAATTAGAAAATGAACTTGATAAGGCGGATGAAGTTCATTTTGTCCAAGAAAAAAGTAGAAAGTGAACTTGATAAGGTCGATGAAGATATTTTGCTCGGGAAAAAAGGAGAAAGTGAATTTGATAAGGTCGATGAAGTTCATTTTGCCCAAGTAAAAAGTAGAAAGTGAACTTGATAAGGTGAATGAAGATCATTTTGCCTAAGAAAAAAGAAGAAAATGAATTAAATAATACATATTGGAGGAGAAACAAATGAAAAAGATCTTAATTACATTATTTTCAGTTTTAACATTATTACTTGCAGGTTGTGCAGGAGCTAACAATGCAGAAGAATCAAGTAACACAGAACAAAAACAGGCTCAAGAAGTAACAATTACTTTAGTAAAAGATAGCGGCGAAGAAGTAATAAGCGAAAAAAATATCGAAATTGAAGAAGGCGAGACGCTAATGGAAGTAATGGCTCGCAATTTTGAGTTAACAACAGCCTATGAAGATGCATTTATCGTAGGAATTGATGGTATTGAGTCAGACGATGAAAACTCCTATTACTGGACATATACGATAAATGGCGAGGAAGTTTTTGAAGGACCAAGAGATGTGAAGTTAAAAGCAGACGACAAAGTCGAATTCAATTATTCAAAGTATGAAGGATAATGTCTACACGAAAAATAGCCTTACTAGCCATATTGATTGCCCTATGTGTTGTTGGGAGACAAGCATTTGCTTTTATACCAAATGTACAGCCTGTTACAGCAATAATTATTATATGTAGCTTTTGGTTGGGACCTGTTTCTGGCGTACTTTTAGCAGCAGGATCCACCGTAGCATCTAATATGTTACTAGGAAGCGGTACGTGGACACTTTTTCAAATTATCTCTTGGTCTTTTATCGGGGTTACAAGTGGACTTCTTGGCAAATACGTAAAAAAAATACCATTACTCCTGTTTGCCTTTTATGCAGGTGTATGTGGCTTGGTTTACGGTTTTGTCATTTCATTAGAAAGAGTTATTATAGGTAAAATGTTTTGGCCATATTACTTAGCTGGTTTACCATTTGATATGATGCATGCAATAGGAAACATCATCTTCTTTGTCCTATTGTACCCAATACTTTCAACTGTAATAGTATCCCAAGCAAGTCCCTTTATCCAACGAGAAAAAAAAGATCCATTATATTAAAAGAAGAAAAAGAAGCTATATGAAACTTAGCTTCTTTTTCTTCTTTTTTAGAAAGAATTATATATTCAAAGGAACTATTATCTTGTAGTATAGGGATATATAGTCATCATACATACTTTACTGATCCACAGGATATTCATTCTCTATATTTGTTGATTTTACTCATACAAAGACATGAGTGAATTGGATCGGAAGGTACCTGACTCCTGCGGGAAAAAGAGCGAAGCGGAAGACCCCACAGGCGGGACGCCGAGGAGTAGGTTTTTTCACGATAGTGAAAATAACCTTCCCCTGCACTCCCCGCGGAAAGCAGGTGCCTGTAGCGGAGAGGAACGGGCGTTTTGTATAGACTAAACTTGTTAAAAAATTCCTATAAGAATATAGTAATTCGTAATATTTTGTAATATATTTGTAATGTAACTTTTTTAAACAAGTTAACGACTAATGTATTGAACGGAGGGTAAAGGATGAACACCGTTTTTCAAGAACTCTATGAAAAATACCATCACGATGTTTTTCAATTTTTATTTTATATGGTGAAAAATAGAGAACAAGCCGAAGACCTCGTTCAAGAAGTATATATAAAAGTATTACGATCCTACGACCGTTTTGAAGGAAAAAGCAGTGAAAAAACATGGTTATTTTCTATTGCGAAACATGTTGCTATAGATGCATTCCGAAAACAAAAAGGGTGGAAAAATAAACTTCTTGAAACATTCGATTGGAATAAACAACAAGTAAAAGATGCCGCTCCTTTACCTGAAGAAATAGCGGTACAAAATGAACAAGTTCAATTTATGTACCAATGTTTGGATAAGTGCAAAGAAGATTTTAGACTTGTACTAATATTGAGGTATATCCAAGGAATGTCCATCCAAGAAACTGCGCAAATCTTAGATTGGACAGAAAGCAAAGTGAAAACAACGCAACATAGGGCCCTTAAGATGCTGAAAGAATTAATGCAAAATACAGAAGAAAAGGGGGGAGATTATAATGCGTCGTAACCTCGATGAAGAGCAGCTAGAAGAAATGCTTAATAAGATGCCAAAACTAAAAGACCACAGGACATCACAACAAATCTACCAAAATATACGTCATAAAGTGGAACAACCGAAAAGGCGTCTAAATTTCTTTCCAGCAGCTGCGATCGTCGCTGCTATTATGTTACTAGCTTTAGTTACTCCTTCATTATTAAATAATATGAATTTTGGACTAAGTGGTGGTTCTAACGAGTCTACAATAGAAATGGCTGGATATGATCATGCTGCTACTTCAGATGATGATGCTGTTGGGTCAGATGACACCGTAGATTTTAAAACACTAGATGTTGATCCTGCTAAGGAAAAAATGGCGGATGAGTTCCGAGGTGAGGGAGAAAATTCCTTCGAAGGGTTTGCAAATTATTACACCATATCCGAATGGGATTATGATAAAGAGACTGAATATGTTGTGACGATTGGTGTAACCGATAATAATGCTCAATTAAGTTTACCATTATCCTTTATTGTTCCTAAAGATGGGAAAACGTACGTTGAAAAGTTCAATGAAATGAGAAAACTAGTAGCATACCACGTAGACTTTCATGTATTAGGTGTTTCTACTATTCTAAATGATGACTTTAATTATTCAGAAGTACAAACGCCTGATGGTAAGAAAAGATTAGTTGTAGAGGGATTAAATAAACACGGCTCATACGCAAGCGCACAATCCACGTCGTTTTTCAATGAACTTGCCATATCGTTTACTTGGAAAGGATACAATGAAATAGAATATGTAAAAGAGGGTAAGAATGATTTAGACATTGGTGGAACTGGTCCTTTAGCTTCAATGCAAATGGATAACGCGCCAAGGAAAGCTTATTTTCGCTATCAACATAGTCCGGAATCGCCAAACCTTTTAATTCGCTCAAATAGAGTGTATGAAACGATTGAAGATGCAATCAAAATCATGCAAACAGGTCCAGATATACCTTTAGATAATGGTCATGCTTCTATTCCGGAAAATATGTCAGTAAAGGTAATTGATTCAATCGGGTCTGTTGTAACAATAGAAATTTCGTTATCAACTCCTCTTGAATTCAATGAGAAAGATATGTTTGCAATAGAAGCAATAAAGATGACGGCGAAAGAATTTGGTTTTCAAACAATAAGGTTCCAATCAGACAAACTTGATAGGATTGGCTCAATTCAATTAAATACAGAACTTCCAACTCCAATAGCAGCAAATCGTATGAAATGGGAGTAAGTGGATATATTAAATGGCGGGTAGAATTTTCTACCTGCTTTTTATATGTTTTTTTTATGAAAAAATTAAGTGGTTAAAGGGGTTTAGCGGTGATGTAAAAAATTACAAGCTTTACAGCCTGTCATAATATTGACCAAGCAATCATATTCTCTAACAACTTTTATTTCTTCAAGGAGGCATTATTTATGTTAGATATATTACGTAGATTTGCAGTGGTGGCCGTGATGGCTTTATGTATAGCGTTATTATTTGTTGGTGGAAATGTAGTAAAGGCACAAGCAAACGAAGAAGTTTTAAGTGAAATGAAAAGCTGGGCATGGCCAGTTGATGGTGAAATTACGGATACATTTGGCACAAGATGGGGAAATCATAAAGGAATAGATATTGCAGCTCCTACTGGGACAGACGTAGTTGCAGCTTTTGATGGGGAAGTTATTAAGTCTTATTATTCTGGTTCTTACGGTCATGTTGTGTTTCTACAACATCCTAATGGAGTAGAAACAGTATATGCTCACTTACATAGAAGAATGGTAGAAGAGGGAGCAAAGGTGAGCAAAGGAGAGACTATCGGTCAAGTAGGTTCTACAGGTCACTCCACTGGCCCTCACTTACATTTCGAAGTACATATGGGTGAATGGAATATTAAAAAATCAAATGCGATGGATCCGTTAACTGTGTTTGTCATACAGGACGGAGCGTTACCAGCAAGTGCTATGCACATAGAAAATGGTATGAATGGCTACAGTTTAATTAAAGGAGAGTTGGTTGTAAATCAAGCTAGCTCTGAGAAAGTCTATATTGTGAAAAAAAATGATACGCTTTGGGACATCGCTCAGCAATTTGAAGTGACAGTTTCATCGATTATGGAGTGGAATGACCTATCTGTGGATGTCATTCATCCAGATCAAGAATTGATAATATTTGAAGAGGCAACCTATATTGTTCAAAGTGGAGAAACGATGGAACAAGTGGCGCATCATTTAGAGATGTCTGTGGATGAACTAAAATCATTAAACAATCTAATCGGTAATATGCTTCATCCAAACCAAATACTAAAAGTGCGATAATTCGTACTTTTAGTATTATAGTTGGTATTATTAAACATTACGTTGACAAAAGTATTGTAATAAAACATTTTAACTGAAAATTACGTATATTAATTATGTCATCTTAGAAGTTGAGTTATGCTTGTCTTAAAGAGCTAATCATAATCATATGAATATTGAATCGCTATTCATTATTTCTACTTTCTTTTTTTCTAATATTCTACTATAATAGAAAATGTAACAATCTAATATGATCTATCTTCGGGGCAGGGTGAAATTCCCGACCGGCGGTGATGAACGAAAGTTGTTCTAAGCCCGCGAGCCTGAAGTATCGAAAATCTTTCTGTCTTAACGTAATTTGTTATGGCTGTTTCGATATGGATAGCAGGATTTGGTGCGAATCCAAAGCCGACAGTACAGTCTGGATGGGAGGAGATGGAAGTTCAAGTGCGTTCAAAAAACCGCTGTTTGAACGTTTATTTGAATATGTCCAATACTCCCAGTAGTTCTATGGAACTATTGGGTTTTGTTTTTTACATATTCAAGGACGTTGAACTTCTCTTTTCAACAGAGATGGATCTCTTGAAAAGGAGAGAGAAAAGATGAAGAGTCAAAAGAATTTAAAGAAATTTGTTATGGTGGGGATGTTAAGTAGTATTGCATACTTATTAATGTTTTTAAGCTTCCCACTACCACTATTACCACCGTATCTTAAAGTGGATTTTAGTGATATTCCAGCATTAATTGCAGCTATTTTGTTTGGTCCAATTGCTGGTATTACAGTAGAAGCTGTGAAAAACATTCTGAACTACATTATTCAAGGAAGTATGACAGGTTTTCCAGTTGGCAATATTGCAAACTTTACAGCGGGAGTTTTGTTCGTATTACCGACAGCTTACGTTTTTAACAAGTTTAAAAGTTCAAAAGGATTAAAAATGGGCTTATTAGCTGGTACTGCTACAATGGCAATTATGATGAGTGTGTTAAACTTATTTGTATTTTTACCGGCATACAGTTTTTTCTTAGGGTATCCTTTAGATTCCATGCCCGTCTTAGTTAATGTTGTTGTAGTTGGTATATTACCATTTAATTTAATAAAAGGAGCCATCGTCGGATTCTTATTCGTGTTACTTTTCCAAAAGTTATCACATTGGTTTGAGAAAGAATGGCAACTTAAATATATAAATTAAGAAATTAGAAAAGACGTAGCTTTAGCGGGTCTACGTCTTTTGGATGTTTCTGTCGGGGTCTACGTCAAACTCCAACGTCTAAATCGAAGAAGTAAGAATTCTATACCGCACTCCTTATACGTCTACTCAACTGCTTTTCACTATTTCAGACATGGCTTCCTCTAATGTAGGATATTTGAAAGAAAAGCCTTCTTCTTGCAGTCTTTCAGGAATCACCCATCTACTTTTTAACACAAGCTCTGTTTCTGTACGAAGAAACACGGAGCCAATTTCGAGCATCCACTTCATAGCAGGCAGGCCGTATCCCACTCCATATGCATTGCGCATAATCTTCATTTGTTCTTTATTATTTACAGGATTAGGTGCAGAACAATTAAAAACGCCATTCAAATCTTCCCGTTCTTTAATAAATTCAATAATACGATATAAATCCTCTATATGTATCCAGCTAAACTGTTGATATCCTTTGCCTTGATGACCTCCAAGTCGAGACTTCACTAAGTTTTTATATGGAGTCATAACTCCACCACCTGACCCGAGTACTATTGCGATACGTAAAGCAACTTGACGAGTATGGGGTACAGATGAATCAAAAAAAGTTTTTTCCCACGCTTTCGCTACTTCTACAGAAAAACCTGTTCCAATCTCCCCGCTCTTTTCAGTCATGGGACGGTCATCTGCGTGTCTGTAAATGGTAGCGGTGCTAGAATTTATCCACAGTTTAGGTGCATGTGTGCATTTAGCAATTAGTTGCCCAAGTACTTCTGTTGTTCCTGTCCGAGAATTCATTATAGCTTTTTTATTCTTTTCATTATATCTACAATTAACAGATTTACCTGCAAGGTTAATGAGCATTTCTGCTTCATTTAACGCCGCAATTACCCTTTCATGCTCGTTCCATTGTATGTGCCGAGGCTGCCTAGAGATAATAAATACATCGTAATTTAGCTTTTTATATTTTTCTTCTAGGAACTTTCCGATAAATCCGGTCCCGCCGGCAATTACTATTTTAGGTTTCGTGTTCATGTTAAGACCAACCTCTTTTCTTAATTGTAGCGCTTCTATAATTATACAATAAAAAGATATACCGTGAGGCTTCCGAAACCACCCGCGGAAAGCGAAGTCTTGCCCGGAAATCAACTGCGGTCTTTAACACACCCTAAATAAAAAACCTCATCCGATTTGGATGAGGTTTTTAGTGAAGACTATTCAAATTTTAATGCGTCGCCTTCAAATGGCTCGTCTGCCACTTTAATAGAATCAGTTGGGCAGCCTTCGAAAGCGTCCATCATGTCATCGATAAGTACGTCTGGAATTTCTACGATACCTTCGTTGTCATCGAGTGTTACGAATGCAATACCTTCATCATCATAATCATAAATGTCTGGAGCAGCAGCGCCACATGCGCCACATGCGATACAAGTGTCTTTGTCTACGATTGTATATTTTGCCATGAAACAAACCTCCCAAGATTTTCAATCACAATTTTCTAATAATAATTTTGGAAACGTATTCCTCAATGTTTATTGTATAGCTCTTTTCAAAACTTTTCAATAGAAAAGTCATTGAGAATACTTATCATAATAAGGTTTTTTAATATAAGTGTTTCATTTTCTATTTATTAGAACAATATTTTTCTGATATAAAACATTTATCCTTTATGACAAAATATAAACATGCCAAAATTCCACATTTTTTGATAAAATAAGAGTATCTTATTAAAGGTGTTGAAAACTATTGCGTGCTTTACAATTTATTTGTTTGTACTGTTTAAATAAATTTAATGGAGAACGCTCTGTTTCGGCCATTTATCATTTATTAAGAGGAAAAAAGTCATCTCAAACCATTCAAGATGGACAGTTATTTCAATTGCATTCTCTTTTCGGTATGTTACCAAATGTAACACGGGAATCCATTACGGATGCAGTCGTGAAATTAGAAAAGCACCTACTTATTATCGTAAATAATAATGGTCATTATGCACTTACGGAAAAAGGGCAACACACGCTTATTAAGTTTAGTGCTGATTTCAACCTACCAACATATTTAAACGGATGGCAATATCATAAATTGTCTCTTTTGTTTTGGAAAAGGTTTTCGTTATTAATCCAAACACTTTCAAATATTTTAAACAAGTATTCAAATTTCCTTCCTGTTCAAACAGATCTCGATACTCAATATTTTATAAAAAAGTCCATTTTATCTAAGAAAATGTCTACCCATCAATATGCTGAACAAGTTCATAGTGAAACAGAAAATCTTTTCGCAATGCTATCGGAAAAGGAAGCGACGATACTTACGTATCAACTTTCTGGATACAAGGAAGCAGGTCTTACCATTTATCAACTAGCCAAAAGGCTAAAGGTAGAGGAAGAATGGGTTCAAATCCTTTTTTTTGGGGCTATTCATCAAATGCTTACAAAGTTGGATCAAAATAAAGATGATTTTCCAGAGCTTTATTCATTATGTGAGGATGTAATGCAAGAAAGTA is drawn from Bacillus alkalisoli and contains these coding sequences:
- a CDS encoding helix-turn-helix domain-containing protein — protein: MRALQFICLYCLNKFNGERSVSAIYHLLRGKKSSQTIQDGQLFQLHSLFGMLPNVTRESITDAVVKLEKHLLIIVNNNGHYALTEKGQHTLIKFSADFNLPTYLNGWQYHKLSLLFWKRFSLLIQTLSNILNKYSNFLPVQTDLDTQYFIKKSILSKKMSTHQYAEQVHSETENLFAMLSEKEATILTYQLSGYKEAGLTIYQLAKRLKVEEEWVQILFFGAIHQMLTKLDQNKDDFPELYSLCEDVMQESTFTVTTEKTWRLLNRGFSMDQIAQIRHLKMSTIEDHIVEISLHDQQFSIDEYVCEKHRKEIEHAIRTLKTKQLKRLKEYINNKYINYFHIRLVLTKIGDRIEPK